The genome window AATGAAAAGAACGTCTTTTATCTTTATTCCCCCTTTCAACGTGTGTTCGCCAACTCCCTTGACGGGAATGGCTTCCCCATTTGGAATCGTAACCGGGACCTCCTCATCACTCAAGGAGATTTTTGCCAAAAATTCTCGAATGTGAGTCATGTATTCGGTTGCCCCGGTATCTAGGATCCACTCACCTTGTTCATTTAACTTACCTGCCATATTTGCCCTTGGAGGAGTGGTGTTTGCTTTCTGATCCATTTGCTTTCCAAACAAATTGATGAACATCTCATACTGTTCGTCAGTCAAGCCAGGGAATTTTGTTCAAAGCTTCAGCCATGGCTGCCCTTGGTTTTACCCCGTCTTTCTTTCCtttgccaggccaccaatatggaTATCCTACGAGCTTAAAACACCCGTCTTTTACGTGACCGTCTCTGCCACAATGCGTACAGTGACCCATCTTGGTAGCCGGCCCAGCTTTATCACTTTTCTGCCCTGTATTTCGCTGCCATTAACCATCTTGATTTCCTGTTTGTGAGGCTCCAAACGCAGCAGCATCTGGTACAGGTAGCGGTTTGTTCCCAACGGCTATGATCCTCTGCTGTTCATCCTCGGCTACGAGGTGATACGTTTCACCGAGACCCAGCAAGGGCTTGGTGGCTAGTATCTGGGTTCGCATAACCAAAAAATCAGCGTTGAGACCCATTAGGAACTCATAcattttttctttttcctttaaTTCCGTGATCTTCTTTCCGATCCCGCACGTACAATTCCCACAGTCGCATCTTGGGCTTGGAAGCACAGAATCAATCCCATCCCATGAGCCCCGTAACTTGGTGTAATAGGATGAAACCGACGCACCTTCTTGTCGAGTAGCGGATATTGACTGCTTCAGCTCATACGTCCTTGGAGTGCTTTCCTTTCCGAACCTCTCCTGTAAATCTTTCCAGATCTCAATGGTGGTACTTGCGTATTTGACACTAGCCCGTATTTCTTTCTCCATCGCAGTGGTGAGCCACCCCTTTATCATCGCATCGCAGCGCATCCATGGCATATACTTGTCGTCGGTTTTGTCGGGTTTGGGTAGGGTTCCATCAACGAACCCTATTTTGTTCTTGGCAAACACGAAATTACTCATTTCTTGAATCCTATCTTTGTAGTTGGAATCGGTCAGATTCTTATTGACCTGTAGTTGTTTAGGATAGTATGAGGGATGAAGGTAGTAAGGCGAGTTTGTATCCATGGCTTCAGCGGCTCCGCTCGACTTTTCTTTATCACTGGCCATTGCCGAATCGATCTTGATGATCTTAATCTTGTGAGACCCGCTCTGATACCATGAAAAATGGTAAACAGCGAgcttttgtttctttgtttttgtgATGATTTTATTTCATGACCAGATTAAACTTAAATACATGAAAAAGAGAAGAGAAGCATAACAAACTCCCCATGCACAGCTGCTATTTCTACGTacatttaaacaaaataagagataaaaccaataaataaataaaagaagatTAGCATCGGTCATGAGATATTCAGTTCCAATAAAAGGCACAACCATTCAAACTACTTTTAAATGTATCATACCTCTTAGATAAAAGTCACAACTTTTAAATACATCACACATCTTCAAAAATTCACAACCCATAAACTACATTTAAATATCACATCCCTTTAAACTACTTTTAAATATATTACACCCTTACAAAAAAGTCACAACCCTTCATTATattatatagggtcaggatttagagaaaacagtgaaaagtgtgagaacggttagAACGATTACGGATCGTctgatcaaaacaatccatggactagattgcgcggtggcgttttcataAATAACATCAATATTATTATGTGgcacgcgcttcattaagggtaaaagtgtcttttaccgctcatattcaaaacgccatcaaatgataaaacgccatataaaaaataaaacgccattaaaaacaaaacgccaaaaattaaaaataaaatgcgttgaatattacaggaagatgaaacaacacaaataactgaatttcagttattaacatttattagaagaaattccctcctaaattacgcgccaaaaacatcattatataaacaaacgTAAAACGTAGCTTCCATAgtcacttcaatctatccattttctgcaaaaaaacatctttaaccaaaaacaccaacttaaacaaaacgccaaaaatggcaacaatcgtttcgtggagatacactctgggaatcaggcgatacatcctccattttgacaacagaaggagggtgtatgttaagacgaTCAGGGCAATTCTGAAAatggaagaagagatacagaggcaaatcttatccattggcatcgctctagataacgaatgccatgaaacgcatatgcttatgaaagcattaaccaacaaatttggaccaatcaaaggagatgtgaagccagaccctgtcatgacatcatggcgttttgatgatgaaacagacatggtcacggttacatacgacagcggagagcaggaagtctactggctagagaacatcatgacaaagcagcgactgggtttcatggaagaattgcataacaccacttgtaccaacacagaaatagactcaaaattggagttaatgcaagacatgttcaggtggaggcttcagaatcttcaggaacaagaagctgatgaaggtgaatgtgatgacatggatgaagatcaagatgaatACTCCGAGGACGAACAAGATGACATAAGTGATGTATACTA of Helianthus annuus cultivar XRQ/B chromosome 1, HanXRQr2.0-SUNRISE, whole genome shotgun sequence contains these proteins:
- the LOC110897886 gene encoding uncharacterized protein LOC110897886; amino-acid sequence: MASDKEKSSGAAEAMDTNSPYYLHPSYYPKQLQVNKNLTDSNYKDRIQEMSNFVFAKNKIGFVDGTLPKPDKTDDKYMPWMRCDAMIKGWLTTAMEKEIRASVKYASTTIEIWKDLQERFGKESTPRTYELKQSISATRQEGASVSSYYTKLRGSWDGIDSVLPSPRCDCGNCTCGIGKKITELKEKEKMYEFLMGLNADFLVMRTQILATKPLLGLGETYHLVAEDEQQRIIAVGNKPLPVPDAAAFGASQTGNQDG